A stretch of Deltaproteobacteria bacterium DNA encodes these proteins:
- a CDS encoding AAA family ATPase: MKVAVSGKGGVGKTTLTAFLCTRFADQGNRVLAIDADPAANLGVALGIPGAESLPPITEMKSLIAERTGVQPGTIGGFFKLNPKVDDLPEKIALSHGNIRLMVMGGVTQGGTGCVCPENALLKSLVAHLILARGEIVIMDMAAGIEHLGRGTAQAVDRLIIVVEPGRRSIDVARKIKTLAADIGLNNLAFVGNKVRGNHDREFLLEALAGFAFLGFIPYDERIIEADLRGEFAADVTGTTRRVLEEIAKSLTS, encoded by the coding sequence ATGAAAGTCGCCGTAAGCGGCAAGGGTGGTGTTGGCAAGACTACTCTGACGGCCTTTTTGTGCACCCGGTTTGCCGACCAGGGAAACCGGGTGCTTGCCATAGATGCAGATCCGGCAGCCAATCTGGGAGTGGCTCTCGGCATCCCTGGAGCTGAATCTCTGCCACCCATAACAGAAATGAAATCCCTCATAGCGGAGAGAACAGGGGTCCAGCCGGGCACCATAGGAGGTTTTTTCAAACTGAATCCCAAAGTGGACGACCTCCCTGAAAAGATTGCCCTGTCACACGGCAACATTCGTCTCATGGTCATGGGCGGTGTCACCCAGGGAGGAACCGGCTGTGTTTGTCCAGAAAATGCCTTGCTCAAGAGTCTTGTAGCCCATCTTATTCTTGCCCGCGGCGAAATAGTTATTATGGACATGGCTGCCGGCATTGAACACCTGGGCAGAGGTACGGCCCAGGCCGTAGACAGACTGATTATAGTGGTGGAGCCTGGCCGCCGCAGCATCGATGTGGCCCGCAAGATAAAGACTCTAGCGGCTGATATTGGTTTGAATAATCTCGCCTTTGTAGGCAACAAGGTGCGCGGCAATCACGACCGTGAGTTCTTGCTCGAAGCGCTGGCAGGCTTTGCCTTCCTGGGCTTTATCCCTTATGACGAAAGAATAATCGAAGCCGATCTCCGCGGTGAATTTGCCGCGGATGTGACGGGGACCACCAGGAGGGTCCTCGAAGAAATAGCAAAAAGTCTGACTTCATAA
- a CDS encoding tetratricopeptide repeat protein — protein sequence MKGRLFICLLWLCFCGSIISGCAAWQNSFWDTPLQRKRTAEARLQQVLLERALQYEQQGEPVKALQTYDAALAVLQANKAELQASLRQRAEEHYLKGRALWEQGKYQQGRHELLLALRLRPDYPEVLALLQPKERFRSWRYVIHRVKEGEYLTAIAKRYYGDQTKFDIIARFNNLEDATTIHAGMKLKIPVIEGVKFLPEKTASSRTAAKRSGGKLSLQKSASSGAKERALSEAAVRQRLPMQTAALAATESEAAAGEIYDPVNSYEEHGISLFEDGRYLAALVEFQKVLNSYPERKKSRQYMGRAHYRLGLALLEKGDYLEARSHFKRALTFDQQCTLCRRYLQKCEATYKSIHYRKGIQYFEAEDLEKAIHEWQLVKQLDPHYKQVQSYLNRAATLLEKIRKLKRDS from the coding sequence ATGAAAGGTCGGCTGTTTATCTGTTTGCTCTGGCTCTGTTTTTGCGGCAGCATCATCAGCGGCTGTGCTGCGTGGCAAAACAGCTTTTGGGACACGCCTTTGCAGAGGAAAAGGACAGCGGAGGCTCGCCTGCAGCAAGTGCTGCTTGAGCGGGCTTTGCAGTATGAACAGCAGGGTGAACCAGTGAAGGCCCTGCAGACGTATGATGCTGCCCTGGCAGTTCTACAGGCCAACAAGGCCGAACTGCAGGCCTCGCTACGGCAGCGTGCTGAAGAGCACTATCTGAAAGGTCGAGCCCTCTGGGAACAGGGAAAGTATCAGCAGGGTCGTCATGAGCTCTTGCTTGCCTTGCGGTTGCGGCCCGACTATCCAGAAGTGCTCGCCTTGCTGCAGCCCAAGGAGAGGTTCCGTTCGTGGCGCTACGTGATACATCGGGTCAAAGAAGGAGAATATCTCACCGCCATTGCCAAACGATACTACGGCGACCAGACAAAATTCGACATTATTGCCCGGTTCAATAACCTTGAAGATGCCACTACAATACATGCAGGCATGAAGTTGAAAATTCCTGTCATAGAAGGAGTGAAGTTCCTCCCTGAAAAAACTGCCTCTAGCAGGACTGCCGCAAAAAGAAGTGGTGGCAAGCTATCTCTGCAGAAGTCTGCCAGCAGTGGCGCCAAGGAGAGGGCCCTCAGTGAGGCAGCTGTCAGGCAGAGACTCCCCATGCAAACGGCAGCGCTTGCCGCCACTGAAAGCGAGGCCGCTGCCGGGGAAATCTATGATCCCGTCAACAGTTATGAAGAACATGGCATCAGCCTTTTTGAGGACGGGCGCTACCTGGCAGCACTGGTTGAGTTTCAGAAGGTGCTCAACAGTTACCCGGAAAGAAAAAAGAGTCGGCAATACATGGGGCGCGCCCATTATAGGCTGGGCCTTGCTCTCCTGGAAAAAGGCGACTACTTGGAAGCCCGCAGTCATTTCAAAAGGGCGCTCACCTTCGACCAGCAATGCACCCTTTGCCGCAGATATCTGCAGAAGTGTGAAGCTACTTACAAGAGCATACACTATCGCAAGGGAATTCAATACTTTGAAGCAGAAGACCTGGAAAAGGCCATACACGAGTGGCAGCTCGTCAAGCAACTTGATCCTCATTACAAGCAGGTGCAGAGTTACCTGAACAGAGCAGCAACTTTGCTAGAGAAAATCCGCAAACTCAAGAGAGATTCCTAA
- a CDS encoding universal stress protein, whose product MVDIKKILYPLDFSECSYAVLPWVLALVEKFQAEVYLLYVARDLRYFAGFHVPHTSITGFVKEVGEAAEKMLDEVCEEHLHGCPIFQRQVVVGEPGEEIVRAVDREKVDLVIMGTHGRKGIDRTLFGSVAEYVVKNSSVPVLTINPFKKAKQTS is encoded by the coding sequence ATGGTTGACATCAAGAAAATCTTGTATCCTCTTGATTTCTCCGAGTGTTCGTATGCGGTTCTCCCCTGGGTTCTTGCCCTGGTAGAGAAATTCCAGGCCGAAGTCTATCTTCTTTACGTGGCTCGCGACTTGCGCTACTTTGCGGGCTTCCATGTGCCGCACACCTCCATTACCGGCTTTGTCAAAGAAGTGGGGGAGGCAGCTGAAAAGATGTTAGATGAGGTCTGTGAAGAGCACCTGCATGGCTGCCCCATATTCCAGCGTCAGGTAGTGGTGGGAGAACCTGGCGAGGAGATCGTCAGGGCGGTGGACAGGGAGAAAGTAGACCTGGTGATCATGGGAACTCATGGCCGCAAAGGAATCGACCGCACCCTGTTTGGCAGTGTTGCCGAGTATGTGGTGAAGAACTCCTCGGTTCCGGTGCTCACCATAAACCCCTTCAAGAAAGCAAAGCAGACATCATAG
- a CDS encoding HAMP domain-containing protein, translating to MLLRTTVVRKLRIPIFIKFTSLATLGILVIISTISMSVLSRQRQQYTRQLIKFGATMARYVATNSPEDLLEGVELSLYQLVSRIAKNEEVVFALICNNKGIVQAHSDISLVGSRYLAPAMLQPVKTDGNLEVHSYHKGDETLLLFSVPVMYQKVEVGEVYLALTTRYIEDSISNAKVFIFILTLAITITGIAMSMILSLYFSRPIQRLVKGVEEIGKGNLTYRVNLARNDELGDLAEAFNRMAEDLRLKERIQTSFGRYVTPEIVERILASPDDEWLKGARLETTVVFVDIRGFTSLAERTEPEMIVELLNSYFTLVTDVIIKHGGYLDKFVGDSVMGVFGALAVDPLHPERAVQAAVEVRQSLVALNQKHGREADPIHVGIGINTGEVVAGNLGSNKRMEYTVIGDNVNVASRLTDLAGLDEILISEQTYLRVKDNPGFALRERGNVEIKGRQEPVKVYEVLDYVEQAVAEQ from the coding sequence GTGCTGCTGAGGACGACCGTGGTCCGTAAGCTGCGCATACCAATATTCATCAAGTTTACCTCCCTGGCGACCCTGGGAATCCTGGTGATAATTTCTACTATCAGTATGAGCGTACTCAGTCGGCAGCGGCAGCAGTATACCAGGCAGTTGATCAAGTTCGGCGCCACCATGGCGCGCTATGTGGCTACCAACAGTCCGGAGGACTTGCTGGAAGGAGTTGAGCTATCCCTCTACCAGCTGGTCAGCAGGATCGCCAAGAACGAAGAAGTGGTTTTTGCTCTGATCTGTAACAACAAAGGGATAGTGCAGGCCCACAGTGACATCAGCTTGGTGGGAAGCCGCTATCTCGCCCCTGCCATGCTGCAGCCGGTGAAAACTGACGGCAATCTCGAGGTGCACAGCTATCATAAAGGAGATGAAACCCTGCTGCTCTTTTCGGTGCCAGTCATGTACCAGAAGGTTGAGGTGGGGGAAGTTTATCTGGCACTGACTACCAGGTACATTGAAGACAGTATTTCCAATGCCAAGGTCTTTATTTTTATCCTCACCCTGGCCATAACTATCACGGGAATTGCCATGAGCATGATTCTCAGCCTCTACTTTTCCCGGCCGATCCAGCGGCTGGTGAAGGGGGTGGAGGAGATTGGCAAGGGGAACCTTACTTATCGGGTAAATCTTGCCCGCAATGATGAACTCGGTGATCTTGCCGAAGCCTTCAACCGCATGGCAGAGGACCTGCGGTTGAAAGAACGCATTCAGACCTCATTTGGTCGCTATGTGACTCCAGAGATCGTCGAGCGGATTCTTGCCAGTCCTGATGACGAGTGGCTGAAGGGTGCCCGCCTGGAGACCACAGTGGTTTTTGTGGACATTCGCGGTTTTACTTCTCTAGCCGAGCGAACAGAACCCGAGATGATTGTTGAACTGCTGAATTCCTATTTCACTCTGGTGACAGATGTCATCATCAAGCATGGCGGCTATCTGGACAAATTTGTCGGTGACTCGGTAATGGGGGTGTTCGGGGCGCTCGCTGTTGATCCACTGCACCCCGAACGGGCGGTGCAGGCTGCAGTGGAGGTGCGGCAAAGTCTTGTTGCCCTGAATCAGAAACACGGCAGGGAAGCCGATCCCATCCACGTTGGCATCGGTATAAATACAGGCGAAGTGGTTGCCGGCAATCTGGGATCGAACAAGCGCATGGAATACACCGTGATCGGCGACAATGTCAATGTGGCCTCACGGCTTACCGATCTGGCAGGATTGGATGAGATTCTCATCAGTGAGCAAACTTATCTCAGGGTTAAAGACAATCCGGGGTTTGCTCTGCGAGAACGTGGCAATGTGGAAATCAAAGGTAGGCAGGAGCCAGTAAAGGTCTATGAGGTACTGGATTATGTGGAACAGGCTGTGGCGGAGCAGTAA
- a CDS encoding polysaccharide deacetylase family protein encodes MWNRLWRSSNSAVRPVIVAAAVFVMLLCPPLRGEGSAFCLWPSTPLSAEEAQQLPTFQSEKTVVYVVKQGDSLPELAQRFYGDPQKGWLINQANDGVELLPGQVLVIPLEPSNLGGLQQEGYQLVPVLTYHHFSRQCKTALCMPIDKFSDQMAFLKRQGYHTVSMKQVLRFLSYEEPLPPKAIAITIDDGYSSVYDLAYPVLQRLGFKATLFIYTDFINSSSNALSWNQLKELAEAGFEIESHTLSHADLTRKKPGESDAGYLARVRRELVESRRLIKKKVGQEAVWLAYPYGRFNDLVITMAKQAGYRGGVSVMRGTNPFFADPFKVKRYQVFNSVSKQSLLTMLKTFARENLQ; translated from the coding sequence ATGTGGAACAGGCTGTGGCGGAGCAGTAACTCCGCCGTAAGACCCGTGATAGTGGCAGCAGCAGTCTTTGTTATGCTGCTTTGCCCACCGCTTCGAGGAGAAGGATCTGCCTTTTGTCTCTGGCCTTCCACGCCTCTGTCAGCGGAAGAGGCCCAACAGCTGCCCACATTTCAGTCAGAGAAGACCGTGGTCTATGTGGTGAAACAGGGTGATAGCCTGCCAGAGCTGGCCCAACGGTTCTACGGAGATCCACAAAAGGGCTGGCTCATTAACCAGGCGAATGACGGAGTGGAGCTGCTTCCCGGACAGGTTCTGGTTATACCGCTGGAGCCAAGCAATCTAGGAGGACTCCAGCAGGAGGGCTATCAGCTGGTGCCCGTGCTGACTTACCATCACTTCAGCAGGCAGTGCAAAACGGCACTCTGCATGCCTATTGACAAATTTAGCGATCAGATGGCTTTCTTGAAGCGGCAGGGCTATCATACGGTGAGCATGAAGCAGGTGCTGAGGTTTCTCTCTTATGAAGAGCCGCTGCCGCCGAAGGCCATAGCCATAACCATCGACGACGGTTACAGCTCTGTCTACGATCTTGCCTATCCGGTGCTGCAACGCCTTGGCTTCAAGGCCACTCTGTTTATCTACACCGATTTCATCAATAGCAGTTCTAACGCTCTGAGCTGGAACCAGCTGAAGGAGCTAGCAGAAGCAGGTTTTGAAATTGAATCGCATACTCTCAGTCATGCAGATCTGACGCGCAAAAAGCCAGGGGAGAGTGACGCCGGCTACCTGGCCAGGGTGAGGCGGGAGCTGGTGGAATCTCGTCGGCTCATCAAAAAAAAGGTGGGCCAGGAAGCAGTATGGCTTGCCTATCCATATGGTCGATTCAATGATCTGGTGATCACCATGGCCAAACAGGCGGGCTATCGTGGTGGCGTTTCAGTAATGCGCGGTACGAATCCTTTTTTTGCGGATCCGTTCAAAGTAAAAAGATATCAGGTCTTTAATTCGGTCTCGAAGCAGTCGCTTCTTACCATGTTGAAGACGTTTGCCCGGGAAAATCTTCAATGA
- a CDS encoding GTP cyclohydrolase I FolE2, with amino-acid sequence MVKLGYKPHELVRDRWAGTETLIDIQNFRDHRNLNIDKVGVKNIRYPVTVLDRSHGRQQTVASINMYVNLPKEFKGTHMSRFIEILNEYHGEIHIRNYATILEAMKERLQAESAHLQISFPYFIEKLSPVSGSSGLMEYGVHLTGSLSDQYGYDLIVQVNVPITTVCPCSKEISSFGAHNQRGIVRVAIRFKRFVWLEELIQLVESEASCDVYSVLKRPDEKYVTEKAHLNPKFVEDVVRDIAARLEKDSNITWYSVDSENFESIHNHSAYALIENRKEPLTGDKPLGGKQHLPPEE; translated from the coding sequence ATGGTAAAGTTGGGCTACAAACCGCATGAACTCGTCCGTGATCGTTGGGCGGGCACAGAAACTCTAATCGATATCCAGAATTTCCGGGATCACCGCAACCTCAACATCGACAAAGTGGGAGTAAAGAACATCCGCTATCCTGTTACGGTGTTGGACAGAAGTCATGGCCGTCAGCAAACTGTTGCCAGCATCAACATGTATGTCAACCTGCCCAAAGAATTCAAGGGCACTCACATGAGTCGCTTCATAGAGATTCTCAACGAGTATCACGGGGAGATCCATATTCGCAATTATGCTACTATTCTGGAGGCCATGAAGGAGCGCCTGCAGGCAGAATCTGCCCACCTGCAGATCAGTTTCCCCTACTTCATCGAGAAGCTGTCACCAGTGTCCGGGTCCTCTGGCTTGATGGAATATGGCGTCCACCTGACTGGCTCTCTGAGCGACCAGTATGGCTACGATCTCATAGTGCAAGTAAATGTGCCGATCACCACTGTGTGCCCCTGCTCCAAGGAAATCAGCAGCTTTGGAGCTCACAACCAGAGAGGTATTGTCAGGGTTGCCATTAGATTCAAACGCTTTGTCTGGCTGGAAGAACTGATTCAATTGGTGGAGTCCGAGGCCTCATGCGATGTTTACTCGGTGCTCAAGCGACCTGATGAAAAGTATGTAACTGAAAAGGCTCATCTGAATCCGAAATTTGTGGAAGACGTGGTGCGCGACATTGCAGCCAGACTTGAAAAGGACAGCAATATTACCTGGTACTCCGTGGACTCGGAAAACTTCGAGTCCATACACAATCACAGTGCTTATGCACTCATTGAGAACCGCAAAGAGCCTCTCACCGGAGACAAACCTCTCGGTGGCAAGCAACATCTGCCGCCAGAAGAATGA